CTACTGGGCTGTCTTCTTCTTTTGGCGACCTGATGTGACCAACAAGATCCTGTTCTCTTATGGGCTTGGCTGACGATCCCTTTTCCTCGGGTGTTTTTAAATATTTAACCACGATATCAGGGGTGATTCCTTCGGCCTGGATAGATCGCCCCTTGGGTGTGTAATACTTGGCGGTGGTCAATTTCAATGCCGAGCCGTCCTCAAGAGGGATAACGGTCTGCACAGACCCCTTTCCAAAAGTTTGGGTACCGAGGATCAATGCCCTTCCGTTATCCTGAAGTGCCCCGGATACGATCTCGGCAGCGCTGGCAGTTCCTTCGTTAACCAGAATGATGATAGGATATGTTGGCTCATCACCGTCGTCTTTCGCCATAAACCTGCTTTCTACGTTTTTTACCCTCCCTCTCGCGGACACAATAACCCCTGATTTCAGGAAGACATCGGAAACTTCTACCGCCTGAGTGTATAGACCACCTGGGTTGTATCTCATATCCAGGACCAGACCTTTCAAAGGAGAGCCCTCCCTATTGACTTCCTGAATGGCTTTTTTAACTTCCTCCACTGTTCTTTCCTGGAAGGAAGATATTCTGAGATAAGCGATATGATCATCAACAATTCTGGACTTGACACTCTTTATCTTGATATCAGCACGGGTGATCATAAAGTCCTTTGGCAAGGGCATATTTTCCCGCAAGATGGTAATCGTAACCTTCGTATCTTTTGGTCCCCGTAATTTTTTAACAGCTTCCATAATGGTAATATCTTTGGTAGATACTCCGTCAATCTTGATAATCTGGTCTCCTGCTTTAATACCGGCGTGAAAAGCAGGGGTATCCTCAATAGGCGATACAACGGTAAGGACATCTTTTAAGATGGTAATTTCAATCCCGATACCGCCGAAGCCCCCTCTCGTTTCCACCTCGAGTTCCCTGTACATGTCCGCAGTCATGAAGGCACTGTGGGGATCAAGAGATCTCAGCATCCCGTTGATCGCTCCCTGAATGAGGGTCTTTGAGTCTATGTCCTCCACATAGTTCTTCTCCACCATGTCGAGGATCTCATTAAATATCTTGAGATTCTTATAGGTGTTCCGGTCCACCGCGGAGACCTGGCTGTCACCACAGGGGCCAAGAAGGACCAATAAAGTAAAAAGGCATAACAGCGGTAGCGACTTACAGAAAAATCTCTTCATGGAAAGCCTCCAGGAATTTATAGGTTCGTGAAATAATAACATTTTTATCCGTTAAATTTCCATAACTTTTTATTTGCTTCGGGTCTTTGTAACTCTGAAAAAACCTTTAGCAACTCACCGAAAAGGACCCATTCTTGGACTCCTGTGGGGGTACAGAAGAAGTTATTGCAGAATAAGCGGAACTAAAAGATGGAAAGATTCCCATCCGGGAAGGGCAAGGCATACCGGTAAGGAAAGTGTCTGTTCAGTTCTTTCTCATTGGTATTACTTAATTTCCATCAATTTTGCTCTTGCTATCCTTGCCTGGTTGGTATGGGGATAATCCTTGATAACCTGTTGCAGGATAATTCTTGCGCTTGATTTGTCACCCAGTTCAAGGAAAGAAAATCCCTGTTTCAGCAGGGCATAGGGAACCTTATTTCCCTGGGGATAGTTTTTAGCCACCTTTTCATACTCGAGAATCGCCTTTTCATATTTTTTTTCCAAGTAGTAACACTCACCGATCCAGAATTGGGCGTTATCGGAATACTCTGTATCAGAAAATTGTTTCAGGAAGTTTTGAAACTCCGTCCGGGCCTTCTCATACTTTCCTTCTTTAAAGGTTTCATAGGCCGCCGCGTAAACTGATTCCCTGTCCGCTTTCCCTTTTATGGCATCCTTCGAGGGAGGGGAGACACCCTGTCTGTCTCTCCCTGCCGCAACCTCTCCGAGTTCGCTTTTTTTGCTGATTCCAAGAAAGCTTTCTATAAAATTAATTTTGAAGGATATATTATCCAGCTTTTCCCGGAGAACCTTATATTCCTCGTCTCTTCGGTTTGCCTGCTGAACCATGGTTAGGATGTCTTTCCGGAGTCCCTCGACAATCCCCTTCAGTTGCTGGATATGATCCCTAAGCTCGGTGATATCTGCGCCAACGCCAGCCTGGCCCTTTCGTAAGGTTGTAATCGCCTCTGTCTTCTTTTCAAGTTCCTCTTTCAGGGCCAGGGTCTTTAGCTCTATCGTCTTGACAGTTTCGTCAACGATGACAAGTTCTCCACGTACCTGCTTCAAGCCCTGAGGCGTGGCACAACCTGATATGGCGATGAGACACACCAGCAAAAAAAAGGATAGACAGTTTTTCAATCTCTATGCCTCCCTACAGTCATGGCGCTGCTTTCTTGGGAATGACGACAAAGTGGGCTCTCCTGTTCTTTGCCCAGGCCTCTTCGTTATGACCTGGATCCAGGGGACGTTCCTCACCATAACTGATTGTTTCTATCCTCGTTTCGTCAATACCGAGGTCGGTAAGGTATTTCGCTGCTGCTGCTGCCCGCCTTTCACCGAGAGCCAGGTTATATTCAGTAGTTCCTCTTTCATCACAGTGTCCCTCAATGACGAGGCTGCAATTTTCATGCTTCAGCAGCCAGTCTGTATGTTGCTCAAGGATCTTCCTTACTTCAGGTTTAAGGTTGAATTTGTCGAAATCGAAATGGATATCCTCAAGTTTAAATTCCTCTTTTGCCGTAGGAACCAGTTCTTTCGCCGCCTCCTCTTTCGCCGCTTGTTCTTTCAGTGCTTGTTCTTTCAAGGTCTGTTCTTTCAGTGCCCGTTCTCTTGCAGCCTGTTCTTTTGCAGCTTGATCTTCTAAAGGAACCTGTTGCTCCACTGCCGGCGGTTCTTCTCCGGTTATCACGGCTTTCTGCACCGGCTTTTTTGCACACCCGGTTACCAACATGGCCGAAACACACACGGTCAGAATGAGTATTACCCATAAGTTTCTTTTTCTCATACTTCCTCCTCCTCTCAAGTTTTTTTGCGTTGTTAAAAGTGTTATAGGCAAAAGACACATTTAGCATAAACATAATAGCATAACCGATGTCAAGTGGAAACGGTAACATTCTGGCCTATCTGGTTTGTAAAAGACTTATTTAAGATGTACATTATAACACTTCGGGGACCATGAAAGGCCGGAACAGTCGTCAAGCCCCTCGTATAATACCCTCATATTTGACCCGTCGGCATTCATGACACATATCCTGGACTTGCCATTTTTCCTTGAATGGAAGGCTATGTATCTGCCGTCCGGTGACCAGGAAGGAGACTCATTGTTTGCAGCATCGGAGGTAAGCTGAAGAAGATTACTACCATCCCCTTCAATGGAAAATATCTGGAAGCGGCTGTCTGTCATACCTTCATAGGCAATTCTATCTCCCCTAAGAGACCAGGAAGGGGAGGTGTTATATTTCCCTTCGTAAGTGAGCCTTTTTACATTACCGCCGTCGGCATCCATCAGGTAAATCTGGGGAGAACCGGAACGATTTGATACAAAGGCAATTTTCCGGCCATCAGGCGCCCAGGTGGGGGAGACATCTATGGCAAAATTATTGGTCAGACGTCTGAGTTGACCGTCCTTGAGATCCATAACATATATCTCTTCATTGCCGTCCTTGCTTAAGGTCAGCAGAATCTTTTTGCCATCAGGTGACCAGGAGCCGGAAAGATTGAGTCCCCTGAAGTTCACCATTTTTCTTGTCGTTCTGTCTTCAAGAGACATAAGGTACAGATCCGGGTTACCATTTTTGTAAGATGTAAAGGAAATATACCTGCCATCCGGTGACCAGCGGGGCGAGAGAGTAAGGGACTGGTAGTTGGTTATCCCGGTAAGATCAGATCCGTCAAAGCCGATAGTATAGATATCTGAGGCTTTACCCTTCTTCAGGACAAAGGCGATCTTTGTATCAAATACTCCTTCGTTTCCCGTAAGCGCCAGGAGAATTTCACCGGCGAACTTGAAGACCATATCTCGCCTGCTATCCATTTTCCCGGTGTATCTCTTTCCCGTGATAAGTTCCCCTTTGATCACGTCGTAGAGACGAAATTCCGTGATAAGGTCTCTCCCATCGAAAAGGAAACCTCCCTTTACCAGATATTCTGCGCCGATGATCCTCCAGTCGGCAAACCGGATGCTCTCAGCCGCAAGCCCCCCCTGATTTTGATTTTCAAGAAAGGCCTTTTTGATGATGACATTGAATAAACCTGTTGCCTCCAGACACTTTGTTAGGGCATCGGAAAACCAGATCGAGAGGTTTTCCTTGTCCTGGCTCCTGTTTAATCTCTCGAAATTAGTGATGGCGATGGGAAATTTTTGAAAGGCGGGAGAGTCTATATCTATATACACCTTACCATTGGCACTATGACCTCCATACAGGACAAGTGAGATAACAACAATACATACAAAAAACTTATGACGACACATTTGCCTCTAATAGCTGATAGTTGATATTTTACCGCATCTCGGATGAATGAAACCGTATCCCCACCTCGATACTGTTGTCCCTGAGCTGCTCAGGTAATGGAGGGAAGGGAGACGCCTTTTCGATGGCCTTCATTGTGGACTCATCAAAGTAGCGATTACCCGAGCGCTTTTCAAAATTAACGTCGGTTACTGTTCCATTCCTTAAGATTCGCAGATGGATAACTGCCCCTATGTTCTTCCCCGACAGGATATCCGGAGGGAGCACCCATTGACCCTTGATCCTTTCCCAGATTATGGCGTAATAAGCCTTCATTTTCATGCTCAGTTCAGCATCGCCCTGCTGGGTTAATGAAGCCACTGTACCTTCAGCTACCACCGGTGGTGTCGCCCTGTCCTGCGGGTTTGACAGGGACAATACCCTCTGCCTGATATCTTCTATGGCTCTTTCGCTACTACCGGTCTGCTTTTTCTGGATTTCGATACTTCTTGTCAGTCCCGTGGCGGTGGTATCAATGCGCTTTTTTAGAATGATTGGACGATCTCTCAGGTCTGTTTCCATGAGTTCTCTTGAGATAGCCGAGGTAGACTTCTCTTTTAATAGATCTTCAGAAAGACTTACCAGTTGAACCGAATAGATGGGGCCAAAGGTCCACCTCGGTGAAGGCAGCGTTGGTGAAAAGAGGATAGCAGAAAGCGCCAGGGCATGGAGTAAAAGGGAAAGGAAAATCATGTTGTTCAGACTGATCCTGTTGTTGTCTCTTCCCTTGCCTATCCTTGGAGACGTCATCTTGCTTCCTCTGGCGGTTCGGTGATCATTCCTAATTTATCAACACCGGCCTTCCTTACCCGGGACATCACCTCAACAACAAATCCATAAGGGACATCCCTGTCAGCCCGTAAGAAAACCTCTCTCTCGATCCTGTGGGCGAAGATACTTTCCAGCTTGGCATTGAGATCGGTCAAGGGAACTTTACTTTTATTGATGAAGATATCTCTCGTATTGTTGATGGTGAGGATAATTTTTTCCTCACTCACATCAACGCTCTTTGACTTTACACGGGGAAGATTTACGTCTATTCCCATCTGGAGCATCGGGGCGGTGACCATAAAGATGATCAGCAGGACGAGGACCACATCAACGAGGGGAATCACATTGATATCAGCCAACGGTTTGGTTTCAAAATAGCTACGCTTTCTTCCGTATCTCATGGGGCTACCCGAGATAATGCCGTTTAATAATGTTCAACAACTCAGAGACAAAGTTGTCCATTTCCATAGTTATCGCCCTGATCCGGTTCAGATAGTAATTATAAAAGATGACTGCTGGTATAGCCGCAGCCAGACCGGCGGCTGTGGCGATAAGGGCCTCCGAGATACCGGGTGCCACGATGGCCAAGGTCGCTGAACCCTTTACCCCTATGCCTCTAAAGGTGTGCATAATCCCCCAGACCGTCCCGAAGAGGCCGATAAAAGGGCTGGCACTACCCGTCGTTGCCAGGAAGCCGAGGGTACTTTCAAGTTTGGTGCATTCAGTTCCACAGGCCCTGTTCATGGCCCGTTCAATATTATCAATACCATTCAGCGGCAGGGCAGCAAGACCGGGGTCATCAGCCTCTCTTGCCGATGCTGAACCTTTGATTGCCCTTGTTAACTTGGCCAGTTCCGTATATCCTGCCCGGAATACTTCGGCAACTGTTGAGTACCTGAATTTTTTTGCTTCGGGAAATATTTCTGACAGCTTGTCCTTCTTCATATAGAGATCCAAAAAGATGCTATTT
This genomic stretch from Syntrophales bacterium harbors:
- a CDS encoding S41 family peptidase translates to MKRFFCKSLPLLCLFTLLVLLGPCGDSQVSAVDRNTYKNLKIFNEILDMVEKNYVEDIDSKTLIQGAINGMLRSLDPHSAFMTADMYRELEVETRGGFGGIGIEITILKDVLTVVSPIEDTPAFHAGIKAGDQIIKIDGVSTKDITIMEAVKKLRGPKDTKVTITILRENMPLPKDFMITRADIKIKSVKSRIVDDHIAYLRISSFQERTVEEVKKAIQEVNREGSPLKGLVLDMRYNPGGLYTQAVEVSDVFLKSGVIVSARGRVKNVESRFMAKDDGDEPTYPIIILVNEGTASAAEIVSGALQDNGRALILGTQTFGKGSVQTVIPLEDGSALKLTTAKYYTPKGRSIQAEGITPDIVVKYLKTPEEKGSSAKPIREQDLVGHIRSPKEEDSPVDSAKKESKDLTMEDNQLKAAVDMIKSWEIFKKTSSGTGEVKS
- the ybgF gene encoding tol-pal system protein YbgF — translated: MKNCLSFFLLVCLIAISGCATPQGLKQVRGELVIVDETVKTIELKTLALKEELEKKTEAITTLRKGQAGVGADITELRDHIQQLKGIVEGLRKDILTMVQQANRRDEEYKVLREKLDNISFKINFIESFLGISKKSELGEVAAGRDRQGVSPPSKDAIKGKADRESVYAAAYETFKEGKYEKARTEFQNFLKQFSDTEYSDNAQFWIGECYYLEKKYEKAILEYEKVAKNYPQGNKVPYALLKQGFSFLELGDKSSARIILQQVIKDYPHTNQARIARAKLMEIK
- the pal gene encoding peptidoglycan-associated lipoprotein Pal, with amino-acid sequence MRKRNLWVILILTVCVSAMLVTGCAKKPVQKAVITGEEPPAVEQQVPLEDQAAKEQAARERALKEQTLKEQALKEQAAKEEAAKELVPTAKEEFKLEDIHFDFDKFNLKPEVRKILEQHTDWLLKHENCSLVIEGHCDERGTTEYNLALGERRAAAAAKYLTDLGIDETRIETISYGEERPLDPGHNEEAWAKNRRAHFVVIPKKAAP
- the tolB gene encoding Tol-Pal system beta propeller repeat protein TolB, producing MCRHKFFVCIVVISLVLYGGHSANGKVYIDIDSPAFQKFPIAITNFERLNRSQDKENLSIWFSDALTKCLEATGLFNVIIKKAFLENQNQGGLAAESIRFADWRIIGAEYLVKGGFLFDGRDLITEFRLYDVIKGELITGKRYTGKMDSRRDMVFKFAGEILLALTGNEGVFDTKIAFVLKKGKASDIYTIGFDGSDLTGITNYQSLTLSPRWSPDGRYISFTSYKNGNPDLYLMSLEDRTTRKMVNFRGLNLSGSWSPDGKKILLTLSKDGNEEIYVMDLKDGQLRRLTNNFAIDVSPTWAPDGRKIAFVSNRSGSPQIYLMDADGGNVKRLTYEGKYNTSPSWSLRGDRIAYEGMTDSRFQIFSIEGDGSNLLQLTSDAANNESPSWSPDGRYIAFHSRKNGKSRICVMNADGSNMRVLYEGLDDCSGLSWSPKCYNVHLK
- a CDS encoding energy transducer TonB: MTSPRIGKGRDNNRISLNNMIFLSLLLHALALSAILFSPTLPSPRWTFGPIYSVQLVSLSEDLLKEKSTSAISRELMETDLRDRPIILKKRIDTTATGLTRSIEIQKKQTGSSERAIEDIRQRVLSLSNPQDRATPPVVAEGTVASLTQQGDAELSMKMKAYYAIIWERIKGQWVLPPDILSGKNIGAVIHLRILRNGTVTDVNFEKRSGNRYFDESTMKAIEKASPFPPLPEQLRDNSIEVGIRFHSSEMR
- a CDS encoding biopolymer transporter ExbD, whose translation is MRYGRKRSYFETKPLADINVIPLVDVVLVLLIIFMVTAPMLQMGIDVNLPRVKSKSVDVSEEKIILTINNTRDIFINKSKVPLTDLNAKLESIFAHRIEREVFLRADRDVPYGFVVEVMSRVRKAGVDKLGMITEPPEEAR
- the tolQ gene encoding protein TolQ gives rise to the protein MKDISSIGAVDPTGHFHGSLLSMILDAGGMVQFVLLLLLFFSVVSWAIILLKYRTIKKVRRENSIFLDLYMKKDKLSEIFPEAKKFRYSTVAEVFRAGYTELAKLTRAIKGSASAREADDPGLAALPLNGIDNIERAMNRACGTECTKLESTLGFLATTGSASPFIGLFGTVWGIMHTFRGIGVKGSATLAIVAPGISEALIATAAGLAAAIPAVIFYNYYLNRIRAITMEMDNFVSELLNIIKRHYLG